The Haloarcula sp. CBA1127 genomic interval TCGACCACAGCCCAGTCACCGTCGTACCTGCTCTGGTGCCCACAGTCCGGACAGAACAGCGTCGCCTTCGCGGGGACATCGTGTTCAGTCCGGGAGTCAGTCGGGGACATCCTCGACTCAAACGTGGCTCTCGATACGAAAAGAACCTACCTATGAGGGCCCTATACGGCTACTAGTACAGGGGATGGTCATTATATTCGCACCCAGCGAGTGCATCCCCGAGTATCACTGGGCGGCCACGCCGACACCAGCGGCCGCCTACGCTGACACCAGCGTCAGGTAGTGGCCGTCCGGGTCCCTAATTCGGACCCCCTCTTCGACCGATGTGACCGAGAGCGCGTCGTCAGCGACCTCTCTGGCCGTCGATTTCGGGTCCTCGGCGACGAGGCCGAAGTCGACGTGGACGCCGCCGCGGGCGTCGGCGATACCGAGCCGTGGTGACCACAGTTCCAGGTCGAGGTCGCCGGTCGACAGCCTGACCCGGCCTTCGTCACGGCTGTCATCAACCAGTTCGAACCCCAGCGTGGTGTAGAACTCCACCGCCGAGGACAGCCCCTCGACTTCGAGGACAAGTTCGAACAGGCCAGTGACGCCAGCGCCGTCGACCGCCCGCTCGCCGAGTTCCACGCAGTTGCCCTGCGGGTCATAGAAGTATAGCGACCGCGCGTCCCCGAAGGTGTGTTCGACTAGGTCGAAACGCTCGTCCAGCCGGTCGGACCAGTCGTCGTACTCCCGCTCGGGAATCGTGAGCGCATAGTGGGTGTGGAGCCCGCCGCGTGGAACTGTTCCCGGCGCGCGGAGCCTGAGTTCGGTGTCGCCGGCCGCGAGCACGGCCTCGTCTGGCGTCGCTGAAACGACGTCGAGTTCCAGAAAGGCCTCGTAGAACGCCGTCGCACGGTCTGGGTACTTCACCTCTAGCGTGAGCCAGGCGGGCGATGAGAGCATATCGGCGCTTCGACCGCCACCGACAAAGCCGCTGTGGAGGCTGGTACACAGGCAAAACAATCCCAGCTCGCGTGTTTCCCGTTCTCAACCATTTATTCGCGTCAGGCTCGTACAGAGGCGTATGCCACTCAAAGATCAGGACGAAACCGCAGGCTGGATG includes:
- a CDS encoding VOC family protein — translated: MLSSPAWLTLEVKYPDRATAFYEAFLELDVVSATPDEAVLAAGDTELRLRAPGTVPRGGLHTHYALTIPEREYDDWSDRLDERFDLVEHTFGDARSLYFYDPQGNCVELGERAVDGAGVTGLFELVLEVEGLSSAVEFYTTLGFELVDDSRDEGRVRLSTGDLDLELWSPRLGIADARGGVHVDFGLVAEDPKSTAREVADDALSVTSVEEGVRIRDPDGHYLTLVSA